In Bacillus pumilus, the sequence TCTTTGTCTGAGAAACGAGTTGAAAATCATGTTTCATAAAGGTGCAACGGCCGTTGCTGCATCTAAAAGTGGTGGATACTTTGTCGCGGTAAAACGAGAAGGTATTTTCCACTACAGTGTTGAGAGCGGGTGGCAGCAGCTGTTTAAGCTCAAGCATAAAATTCATGCCATCAGCTATATTGGGCCTTATTTATTTGGTGTTGGTGAAAATGGAACAGTGATCAGGTCAGGGGATGAGGGCAATACGTGGGCGCTATCGTCATTTCCAACAAATGCAGTTGTTTGGTCTATTACAGGGCGCAAAGATGGTTTTGTGTGCGCACATGGAAAACACAGTATTTATGTGTCAACCGATTTCGGGATTTCCTGGGAAATTATGAAGCCGTTTGCTCACGTGAATCATCCTCCAGTGATTCGTTCGTTATGTGTTGCAGGTGATCACCTTTATATTGGAACACAGATTCATGAGGTTCATGGAGGAATATGGGTGTATGACTTGCAGAGTGAACAGATTTTTCTACTAAACAGAGAAGAGCATCGAATGACAGCTTCTATGCTGTTCTATGAGGAACATCTTCTTGTCTGTGCGTTAGGCTCAAAAAAAGGCAAGAAAGGATCAGTTCAAATTCTAGACTTACATACAAATATTCTACATGATATTCAATCACAGGCCTTCGCTAGAGAAGAATCGTTTTTGGATGTGTCAGAGGATAATGGCATTGTGTATGTGACCACCTCGCAAGACGAACACGGGTTTTCTAAAGTGTATCAGCTTGATATAGAGC encodes:
- a CDS encoding WD40/YVTN/BNR-like repeat-containing protein, translated to MFHKGATAVAASKSGGYFVAVKREGIFHYSVESGWQQLFKLKHKIHAISYIGPYLFGVGENGTVIRSGDEGNTWALSSFPTNAVVWSITGRKDGFVCAHGKHSIYVSTDFGISWEIMKPFAHVNHPPVIRSLCVAGDHLYIGTQIHEVHGGIWVYDLQSEQIFLLNREEHRMTASMLFYEEHLLVCALGSKKGKKGSVQILDLHTNILHDIQSQAFAREESFLDVSEDNGIVYVTTSQDEHGFSKVYQLDIEQKELKWFDTIKGHGFRVANQNENFFCAGLYESKFVRPYEEPALIH